In Oscarella lobularis chromosome 18, ooOscLobu1.1, whole genome shotgun sequence, the following proteins share a genomic window:
- the LOC136197861 gene encoding opioid-binding protein/cell adhesion molecule-like, with amino-acid sequence MQDAGYYTCTASSGSQVLKDRVFLTVLGKPEIKTIVLEKPNATDVQEGEIIYVCPADNITCLAVGPPLPTVTWKRHNKQLTSGLGSATLQISSIIPDEGAYSCHAENQFGTDEKRVTLINALCFIDRPPKTLHLEVGAKAEVHCSAALGGMSADVSWSLPKCFSCNSKYQSSARDIGNGTLRFVPAKNWNSGVYHCTAKAKGATRTAKVKIYVGNQPTVEEWALRTDNCGGFRQSTYDRQVFYAVSESNTWSKTTVYSCPCGYYWASTQDGIRIFGSNENRSGVYVYYGQCGWNGYVYKERERRYFRFRDSETTNAYKDAGSYDEYRLQHTSSTSYFAGIVCLKETA; translated from the exons ATGCAGGATGCTGGCTATTACACGTGCACAGCATCATCAGGATCTCAAGTTCTCAAAGATCGCGTGTTTCTAACTGTTCTAG GAAAGCCAGAGATTAAGACTATTGTGCTAG AGAAGCCAAATGCTACGGATGTTCAAGAAGGTGAGATTATCTACGTGTGTCCCGCTGATAATATCACGTGCCTCGCGGTGGGTCCACCGTTACCTACTGTCACATGGAAGAGACACAACAAACAATTGACGAGTGGACTTGGCAGCGCAACGTTGCAAATTAGTAGTATTATCCCCGATGAAGGAGCGTACTCATGTCACGCGGAGAATCAGTTTGGTACTGATGAAAAACGAGTCACTTTAATAAACGCCCTTTGTTTTATTGATCGTCCTCCTAAAACTCTTCATCTCGAAGTGGGGGCAAAGGCGGAAGTGCACTGCAGTGCTGCATTGGGAGGAATGTCCGCGGACGTCTCCTGGAGTCTTCCCAAATGTTTCAGCTGCAATAGCAAGTATCAGTCTAGCGCTCGTGACATTGGCAATGGTACTCTTCGCTTTGTCCCCGCAAAAAATTGGAACAGCGGTGTTTATCACTGCACTGCAAAAGCTAAGGGAGCAACTCGGACGGCAAAAGTAAAGATTTATGTCGGAAATCAGCCTACAG TGGAAGAATGGGCATTGCGTACAGACAATTGCGGAGGATTTCGTCAGTCAACTTATGACCGTCAAGTTTTCTATGCTGTATCGGAATCAAATACTTGGTCCAAGACAACGGTTTATTCATGTCCATGTGGATATTATTGGGCTAGTACCCAAGATGGAATAAGAATTTTTGGTTCAAATGAGAACCGGTCTGGTGTATACGTTTACTATGGTCAATGCGGTTGGAATGGCTACGTCTACAAAGAACGGGAACGACGTTACTTTCGATTTCGGGACTCTGAGACAACAAATGCTTACAAAGACGCTGGTAGCTATGACGAGTATCGGCTTCAGCACACTTCATCTACTTCCTATTTTGCTGGTATCGTCTGCTTGAAGGAGACTGCCTGA
- the LOC136198115 gene encoding roundabout homolog 2-like, translating into MSFLTHSLAEPSDSFHQLEALKATCQSDEKLCVQGPKGDTGSEGRQGEKGGKGPQGPKGPKGDKGDQGPRGNSGPLSISVVPPTFVFKPKDLVGVRGGTAEFECKVTGFPKPTIYWRKAGSEQLPPNARVSVHYRNKLTITYLRQHDEGQYICIAENVFGVAESPAQLSIHAAPKFILVGT; encoded by the exons ATGAGCTTCCTGACTCACTCTCTGGCCGAGCCAAGCGACA GCTTTCACCAGCTTGAAGCTCTGAAAGCTACTTGTCAGTCGGACGAGAAACTGTGCGTTCAAG GACCAAAAGGCGACACTGGGTCAGAGGGTAGACAAGGCGAAAAGGGAGGCAAAGGACCACAAG GTCCTAAAGGACCAAAGGGAGACAAAGGAGATCAGGGCCCAAGAGGAAACTCGGGTCCTTTGTCAATTAGCGTTG TCCCTCCAACGTTTGTTTTCAAACCTAAAGATTTAGTGGGAGTCAGAGGTGGAACTGCGGAGTTTGAATGCAAAGTAACGGGTTTTCCCAAACCGACAATATACTGGCGCAAAGCAGGCAGCGAACAACTTCCACCTAACGCCCGTGTATCCGTACATTACCGGAATAAGCTCACCATTACTTATCTCCGTCAACACGACGAAGGCCAATACATATGTAttgcagaaaacgtattCGGTGTAGCAGAGTCGCCTGCCCAGCTCTCCATTCATG CTGCTCCTAAATTTATACTCGTTGGGACCTGA